The following coding sequences are from one Culex quinquefasciatus strain JHB chromosome 1, VPISU_Cqui_1.0_pri_paternal, whole genome shotgun sequence window:
- the LOC6034320 gene encoding nitric oxide-associated protein 1, with product MFRNALRSATPVRFNRSLFAGTRRCCTVDAKKFEPPKLDRSAEDRFEEVREKVLYSSVVEAGTLRLGYQRNKIVESKMAKAKRAAFAAQAKAEPFPVALKHLYGESLEENAVEGGGMEELDGVRDYLPYERLVRRVERTEENVPTGGEWMTDYEFYEEDEGDDRSSFYGTPDPSEPVSSVACGGCGAFMQCAEPSIPGYLPSQLFKGKHKKQLQSTICQRCHFLKNYNTAINVTVSPEDYVQMISSIRDKRALVLLMVDLLDFPCSIWPGLSDILGPKRSIIVVGNKVDLLPRDSPGYLDTIRDTLTRAIVSSGFERNNIRHVALVSAATGFGVEELITKLHNVWGSRGDVYLVGCTNVGKSTLFNALLASDLCKVQATDLVQRATACPWPGTTLRMLKFPILRPSDYRLFLRTKRLQSERVKQIEEEKLRKQQARQTGSTKFATLIGHIGQTFLKEKDPTKEGFSVSQRGTAQSPILTLNEKSDTYANSKWCYDTPGVIQPDQITNLLTTDELLQTLPKQMIRPRAYLLKPGLSLFLAGLGRLDYLEGPPSTRILLYSSPSLPTLICETTAATQIYANLLGTEFLQIPGPDPNRLSRWPALKPSPDILLTGVQEKHISVADILLSSGGWIAVNLPPGEEAAFRAWTPEARGIYVRQPALLPHGMSLRGKRIRGTLAYRIGDGFVKR from the exons atgttccgtaACGCGCTCCGGAGCGCCACCCCCGTCCGGTTCAACCGTTCACTCTTCGCCGGAACGCGACGTTGCTGCACCGTTGACGCAAAAAAGTTCGAACCGCCAAAGTTGGACCGTTCCGCCGAAGACCGGTTCGAGGAGGTGCGGGAAAAGGTCCTGTACAGTTCGGTGGTCGAAGCCGGCACGCTCCGGTTGGGCTACCAGAGGAATAAAATTGTGGAATCGAAAATGGCCAAGGCGAAACGTGCGGCGTTCGCGGCACAGGCCAAAGCCGAACCATTTCCGGTCGCGCTGAAACATCTCTACGGGGAGAGTTTGGAGGAGAATGCAGTTGAGGGTGGAGGGATGGAGGAGCTGGATGGGGTTCGGGATTACTTGCCGTACGAGCGGTTGGTTAGGAGGGTTGAACGAACCGAGGAAAACGTGCCCACGGGTGGTGAATGGATGACGGATTACGAGTTTTACGAGGAGGATGAGGGGGATGATCGGTCTTCGTTTTACGGGACGCCGGATCCGAGCGAACCGGTTTCGAGTGTGGCGTGCGGTGGGTGTGGGGCGTTTATGCAGTGTGCGGAACCTAGCATTCCGGGGTATTTGCCAAGTCAGCTGTTCAAGGGAAAGCACAAGAAGCAACTTCAGAGTACGATTTGTCAGCGGTGCCATTTCTTGAAGAACTACAACACGGCCATCAACGTGACGGTGTCGCCGGAGGATTACGTGCAGATGATTTCGTCGATTCGGGACAAGCGAGCGCTGGTGCTGTTGATG GTTGACCTCCTCGACTTCCCGTGCTCGATTTGGCCCGGCCTGTCGGACATTCTCGGCCCGAAACGctccatcatcgtcgtcggcaACAAGGTGGACCTGCTCCCGCGGGATAGTCCCGGCTATCTGGACACCATCCGGGACACGCTGACGCGGGCCATTGTCAGCTCTGGCTTCGAACGGAACAACATTCGGCACGTCGCCCTAGTTTCCGCCGCGACCGGCTTCGGCGTTGAGGAGTTGATCACAAAGCTGCACAACGTTTGGGGAAGTCGCGGAGACGTCTATCTGGTCGGGTGCACGAACGTGGGGAAGAGTACGCTGTTCAACGCGCTGCTGGCGTCGGATTTGTGCAAGGTTCAGGCGACGGATTTGGTGCAGCGCGCGACGGCCTGTCCGTGGCCGGGTACTACGCTGCGGATGCTGAAGTTCCCCATTTTGCGACCGTCGGACTATCGACTGTTTTTGAGGACGAAGCGACTCCAGTCCGAACGAGTTAAGCAGATCGAGGAGGAAAAACTACGAAAGCAACAGGCTCGACAGACCGGATCTACCAAGTTCGCAACCCTGATTGGCCACATCGGACAGACCTTCCTTAAGGAAAAGGACCCTACCAAAGAGGGCTTCTCCGTCTCCCAAAGAGGAACTGCTCAAAGCCCAATCCTAACCCTAAACGAAAAGTCCGACACGTACGCCAACAGCAAGTGGTGCTACGACACCCCAGGAGTCATACAACCGGACCAAATTACGAACCTCCTCACCACCGACGAACTCCTGCAAACCCTCCCCAAGCAGATGATCCGCCCCCGGGCCTACCTCCTCAAACCCGGTCTCTCACTCTTCCTGGCCGGCCTCGGCCGCCTCGACTACCTCGAAGGCCCTCCCTCAACCCGCATCCTCCTCTACTCCTCGCCCTCCCTCCCAACCCTCATCTGCGAAACAACCGCCGCCACCCAAATCTACGCAAACCTTCTCGGAACCGAGTTCCTCCAAATCCCCGGACCCGACCCCAACCGACTCTCCCGGTGGCCCGCACTCAAACCATCCCCGGACATCCTCCTCACAGGCGTCCAGGAGAAGCACATCTCCGTCGCGGACATTCTACTCTCCTCCGGTGGATGGATTGCGGTGAATCTTCCCCCCGGGGAGGAGGCTGCTTTTAGGGCGTGGACGCCGGAAGCGCGCGGAATTTACGTGAGACAGCCGGCGCTGTTGCCGCACGGGATGAGCTTGAGGGGGAAGCGGATACGTGGTACGTTGGCGTACCGGATCGGGGATGGATTTGTGAAGCGGTGA